In Streptomyces sp. NBC_01426, one genomic interval encodes:
- a CDS encoding MFS transporter: protein MSEPSDVRAAEPLPPPTEVEAPTYPPPAGRSVTARATLAGTVVSLLLVLAIVLGSRLLRDFDSALLPYAVATVFLAFGVAYRYTVWVSAPGARRLFRKGFGSFFSAENFRKAPTALPRMIATYLGFQKFLGARSRARWIAHQLIFWGCILAALITFPLTWGWFTFTADSGAGPGYEMRIWGIKVLGFDSLNILGWLMFHGLDIAAVLVIPGASYFLWRRMKDRGAMTGQRFAYDLLPLLCLIVISVTGLLLTFSSIFLHGGGYEFLAILHMVSVVFTLIYIPFGKFFHIVQRPAAVGMQLFKYTARRDDQVFACKRCGEPVDTTPYVENLRGTMRDLKLDFDAWAEYCPRCKRVLRGNAYLSHVKKGFK, encoded by the coding sequence GTGTCCGAGCCCTCAGACGTACGCGCCGCAGAGCCGCTGCCTCCGCCGACCGAGGTGGAGGCGCCCACATACCCGCCGCCGGCCGGGCGGTCCGTCACCGCACGGGCCACCCTGGCCGGCACCGTCGTATCGCTCCTGCTCGTCCTCGCGATCGTGCTCGGCAGCCGGCTGCTGCGCGACTTCGACTCCGCCCTCCTGCCGTACGCCGTCGCCACCGTCTTCCTGGCCTTCGGCGTCGCCTACCGCTACACCGTCTGGGTCTCCGCACCCGGTGCGCGCCGGCTCTTCAGGAAGGGCTTCGGCAGCTTCTTCTCGGCCGAGAACTTCCGCAAGGCCCCCACCGCCCTGCCCAGGATGATCGCCACCTACCTGGGCTTCCAGAAGTTCCTGGGTGCCCGCTCGCGCGCCCGCTGGATCGCCCACCAGCTCATCTTCTGGGGCTGCATCCTCGCCGCGCTGATCACCTTCCCGCTGACCTGGGGCTGGTTCACCTTCACCGCCGACAGCGGCGCGGGACCCGGCTACGAGATGCGGATCTGGGGCATCAAGGTCCTCGGCTTCGACTCGCTGAACATTCTCGGCTGGCTGATGTTCCACGGTCTCGACATCGCGGCCGTCCTGGTCATCCCGGGCGCCTCGTACTTCCTGTGGCGCCGGATGAAGGACCGCGGGGCCATGACGGGACAACGGTTCGCCTACGACCTGCTCCCGCTGCTCTGCCTCATCGTGATCTCCGTGACGGGGCTCCTGCTGACCTTCTCGTCGATCTTCCTGCACGGCGGGGGCTACGAGTTCCTCGCGATCCTGCACATGGTCTCGGTCGTCTTCACCCTCATCTACATCCCCTTCGGGAAGTTCTTCCACATCGTCCAGCGCCCCGCCGCCGTCGGCATGCAGCTCTTCAAGTACACCGCCCGCCGGGACGACCAGGTCTTCGCCTGCAAGCGCTGCGGGGAGCCCGTCGACACCACCCCGTACGTGGAGAACCTGCGCGGCACCATGCGTGACCTGAAGCTCGACTTCGACGCCTGGGCCGAGTACTGCCCGCGCTGCAAGCGGGTCCTGCGCGGCAACGCCTACCTCTCGCACGTCAAGAAGGGCTTCAAGTGA
- the pflA gene encoding pyruvate formate-lyase-activating protein translates to MTVLLGTSIPVGSAHAVPIGPGGPAAGRTPAAAATQRPAEGSVHSWDLSTGVDGPGTRFVTFLSGCPLTCVYCHNPDTMRMRNGKRTSAEDVIAEARKYTRFIAASGGGATVSGGEPLLQPVFAGELLHRMKNELGLHTALDTSGFLGARATDALLRDVDLVLLDIKSWNRDTYRKVTGRPLEPTLDFARRLADLGKEVHLRFVLVPGLTDARENVEGVASFAGSLGNVSRVDVLPFHKLGEAKWEALDMRFTLHDTPSPTAEQLAEAKAIFAARGLTAV, encoded by the coding sequence ATGACCGTCCTCCTCGGTACGAGCATCCCCGTCGGATCCGCCCACGCCGTCCCGATCGGCCCCGGCGGCCCCGCCGCCGGCCGGACCCCGGCCGCCGCCGCCACACAGCGGCCGGCCGAGGGTTCGGTGCACTCCTGGGACCTGTCCACCGGCGTCGACGGCCCCGGCACCCGGTTCGTGACCTTCCTGTCCGGTTGCCCGCTGACCTGCGTGTACTGCCACAACCCGGACACCATGCGGATGCGCAACGGCAAGCGCACCTCCGCCGAGGACGTCATCGCGGAGGCCCGCAAGTACACGAGGTTCATCGCGGCCTCGGGCGGCGGCGCCACCGTCTCCGGCGGGGAGCCGCTGCTCCAGCCCGTCTTCGCGGGGGAGCTGCTGCACCGGATGAAGAACGAGCTGGGGCTGCACACCGCCCTGGACACCTCGGGGTTCCTCGGGGCGCGGGCCACCGACGCGCTGTTGCGGGACGTGGACCTGGTCCTGCTGGACATCAAGTCCTGGAACCGGGACACCTACCGGAAGGTCACCGGCCGTCCCCTGGAGCCGACCCTGGACTTCGCCCGACGCCTCGCCGACCTCGGCAAGGAGGTGCACCTGCGGTTCGTCCTGGTTCCCGGGCTCACCGACGCCAGGGAGAACGTCGAAGGGGTCGCCTCCTTCGCCGGTTCCCTCGGCAACGTCTCGCGGGTCGACGTACTGCCCTTCCACAAGCTCGGCGAGGCCAAGTGGGAGGCGCTGGACATGAGGTTCACCCTCCACGACACCCCCTCGCCCACGGCGGAGCAGCTCGCCGAGGCCAAGGCGATCTTCGCGGCCCGGGGCCTGACCGCGGTGTGA
- a CDS encoding NarK family nitrate/nitrite MFS transporter, with the protein MSIATQEARSATGRTQAPDPAQYRPGRPITDWTPEDPSFWQSTGKKVATRNLWIAVPALLVAFVVWQVWSITATNLKDVGFGFSQSQLFWLTAVPGITGGTARIFYTFLGPRIGQRRFTALSTVVLIVPLLWLGFAVQDTSTSYTTMVAIAALCGIGGANFSSSLANIGFFYPKQEKGNATGINGGLGNLGVSVVQLLTPILITSSVLAIGAGQKKANGSEIYLQNAAFVWVPVLIVLAVIAWFGQNDLKVASTPFSRQKIIFKRKHTWLMTWLYVGTFGSFIGFAAALPLLIKTTFPAYSVATYAWMGPALGALARWAGGWIADKLGGARVTILSFVGMAASIIGVITFLPVGSDQGSFQGFFLCFLAAFFFSGVGNGSTFRQIPVIFRGQHLKGLTEGTPEHAAALKQAEMESGAVTGFTAAIAAYGFFFIPAMFANFAVTSAMWGFVGFYASCVVVAWWYYARKGAEAPS; encoded by the coding sequence ATGAGTATCGCCACGCAGGAAGCGCGCTCGGCGACCGGACGTACGCAGGCGCCGGATCCGGCGCAGTACCGCCCAGGCCGCCCCATCACCGACTGGACGCCGGAGGACCCGTCCTTCTGGCAGTCCACGGGGAAGAAGGTGGCCACCCGCAATCTGTGGATCGCGGTGCCGGCGCTGCTCGTGGCCTTCGTGGTCTGGCAGGTCTGGAGCATCACGGCGACCAACCTCAAGGACGTCGGCTTCGGCTTCTCCCAGTCCCAGCTGTTCTGGCTGACCGCGGTGCCGGGCATCACCGGAGGTACCGCCCGGATCTTCTACACCTTCCTCGGCCCGAGGATCGGGCAGCGCCGCTTCACCGCGCTGTCGACCGTCGTGCTCATCGTGCCGCTGCTCTGGCTCGGTTTCGCGGTCCAGGACACGAGCACCTCGTACACGACGATGGTCGCCATCGCCGCGCTGTGCGGCATCGGCGGAGCGAACTTCTCCTCCTCCCTGGCCAACATCGGCTTCTTCTATCCCAAGCAGGAGAAGGGCAACGCGACCGGCATCAACGGCGGTCTGGGCAACCTCGGTGTGTCGGTGGTCCAGCTGCTGACCCCGATCCTGATCACCTCCTCGGTCCTGGCGATCGGCGCGGGCCAGAAGAAGGCGAACGGCTCGGAGATCTACCTCCAGAACGCGGCCTTCGTGTGGGTCCCGGTCCTGATCGTGCTCGCGGTGATCGCCTGGTTCGGTCAGAACGACCTGAAGGTGGCCTCCACCCCCTTCAGCCGCCAGAAGATCATCTTCAAGCGCAAGCACACCTGGCTGATGACCTGGCTCTACGTCGGCACGTTCGGCTCCTTCATCGGCTTCGCCGCGGCCCTGCCGCTGCTGATCAAGACGACCTTCCCGGCGTACTCGGTGGCGACCTACGCCTGGATGGGCCCCGCCCTCGGCGCGCTGGCCCGCTGGGCGGGTGGATGGATCGCCGACAAGCTGGGCGGCGCCCGGGTGACGATCCTGTCCTTCGTGGGCATGGCGGCCTCCATCATCGGAGTGATCACCTTCCTGCCGGTCGGCTCCGACCAGGGTTCCTTCCAGGGCTTCTTCCTCTGCTTCCTCGCGGCGTTCTTCTTCTCGGGCGTCGGCAACGGGTCGACCTTCCGGCAGATCCCGGTGATCTTCCGCGGGCAGCACCTGAAGGGGCTGACGGAGGGCACTCCCGAGCACGCGGCCGCACTGAAGCAGGCCGAGATGGAGTCCGGTGCGGTCACCGGATTCACCGCGGCCATCGCCGCGTACGGGTTCTTCTTCATCCCGGCGATGTTCGCCAACTTCGCGGTGACGAGCGCGATGTGGGGATTCGTCGGCTTCTACGCCAGCTGCGTGGTCGTGGCCTGGTGGTACTACGCCCGCAAGGGCGCGGAAGCCCCCAGCTAG
- a CDS encoding DUF5949 family protein: MTSTQAEIDRSQLGTLSVLAWIGDPSEGHDIPYLLAYTLGDGPGGKEAGEAAARGLLEEIGLPIGDVVMDGTLKAATFPVKILLADHQIALTLPGLNATCTAPPEWVVAARESGQAYFLFATRAWPEAVPGQPVSAEVLQAFAGDEEVLTSSAHCVLTVQSLRG; this comes from the coding sequence ATGACTTCCACCCAAGCCGAAATCGACCGGTCCCAGCTCGGCACCCTTTCCGTGCTCGCCTGGATCGGTGACCCCTCCGAGGGTCACGACATCCCCTACCTCCTCGCCTACACCCTGGGCGACGGCCCGGGCGGCAAGGAGGCCGGCGAGGCGGCCGCCCGAGGTCTCCTGGAGGAGATCGGCCTGCCGATCGGGGACGTGGTCATGGACGGCACCCTCAAGGCGGCCACCTTCCCGGTGAAGATCCTGCTGGCCGACCACCAGATCGCGCTGACCCTGCCCGGGCTCAACGCCACCTGCACCGCCCCGCCGGAGTGGGTCGTCGCCGCCCGCGAGAGCGGGCAGGCCTACTTCCTGTTCGCCACGCGCGCCTGGCCCGAGGCCGTCCCCGGGCAGCCGGTCTCCGCAGAGGTGCTCCAGGCCTTCGCGGGCGACGAGGAAGTGCTGACCAGCAGCGCCCACTGCGTGCTCACGGTGCAGAGCCTGCGCGGCTGA
- a CDS encoding low temperature requirement protein A, with translation MTYVPMTARSRDEDHRAATPLELFFDLCFVVGVAQAGRQLVHALAEGHVGSGITGYLFVFFGVWWAWMNFTWFASAYDVDDIPYRIATLVQISGVLIYSAGIPRAFNDNDWTVAVIGYLVMRIALTFQWLRAAAGERGPARRCAITYAVGLLICQVGWTVLLLAPESARQWLFLVMVVAELAVPVIAEHGHQTPWHPHHIAERYGLFTIIVLGETIAASTVAVQSAIDEHEALGELLPIAAGGLLLVFAAWWIYFAVPVHEGLRTNRDAIPWGYGHFVILASAAAIGAGIEVAIEQAVGKAHVSDLAANLAVAVPAALFLLFVWFLHSRHFKRGTAQQLVLPISALAVLVCAWTGEHAVLWIGLVAAATVAVGVTLAERARSGA, from the coding sequence ATGACGTACGTACCGATGACCGCCCGGAGCCGGGACGAGGACCACCGAGCCGCGACTCCCCTGGAGCTCTTCTTCGACCTGTGCTTCGTGGTCGGCGTGGCGCAGGCCGGCCGCCAACTCGTCCATGCCCTGGCGGAGGGGCACGTGGGCAGCGGCATCACCGGCTACCTCTTCGTGTTCTTCGGGGTGTGGTGGGCCTGGATGAACTTCACCTGGTTCGCCTCCGCCTACGACGTCGACGACATCCCGTACCGGATCGCGACCCTGGTGCAGATCTCCGGGGTGCTCATCTACTCGGCCGGGATCCCGCGCGCCTTCAACGACAACGACTGGACCGTCGCGGTCATCGGCTATCTGGTGATGCGCATCGCGCTGACCTTCCAGTGGCTGCGGGCGGCCGCCGGCGAGCGTGGTCCGGCCCGCCGTTGCGCGATCACCTACGCGGTGGGGCTGCTGATCTGCCAGGTGGGCTGGACGGTGCTGCTCCTGGCCCCCGAGAGCGCCCGGCAGTGGCTGTTCCTGGTCATGGTGGTGGCGGAGTTGGCGGTGCCGGTCATCGCGGAGCACGGTCACCAGACGCCGTGGCACCCGCACCACATCGCGGAGCGGTACGGCCTGTTCACCATCATCGTGCTCGGCGAGACCATCGCCGCCAGCACGGTCGCCGTGCAGTCGGCGATCGACGAACACGAGGCGCTGGGCGAGTTGCTGCCGATCGCGGCGGGCGGTCTGCTGCTGGTCTTCGCCGCCTGGTGGATCTACTTCGCGGTGCCCGTGCACGAGGGGCTGCGCACCAACCGCGATGCCATCCCGTGGGGTTACGGGCACTTCGTGATCCTGGCGTCGGCGGCGGCGATCGGCGCCGGCATCGAGGTGGCGATCGAGCAGGCGGTGGGCAAGGCGCACGTCTCCGACCTGGCGGCGAACCTCGCGGTCGCCGTCCCGGCCGCGCTGTTCCTGCTCTTCGTGTGGTTCCTGCACTCCCGTCACTTCAAGCGGGGCACGGCCCAGCAGCTGGTGCTCCCCATCTCGGCCCTGGCCGTCCTCGTCTGCGCCTGGACCGGCGAGCACGCGGTGCTCTGGATCGGACTGGTGGCGGCCGCCACGGTGGCGGTGGGCGTGACCTTGGCCGAGCGGGCGCGTTCTGGTGCGTGA
- the pflB gene encoding formate C-acetyltransferase, whose product MTATPAETTRNTEVWNGFKGGLWRDAIDVRDFIQQNYTPYEGDDSFLAGPTERTTAVWKAITDKFPEEREKGVYDVAHDIPSTITAHAPGWIDRDKDLIVGLQTDAPLKRAIMPYGGWRMVAGALETYGYPVSEELEKVFTDYRKTHNAGVFDAYTPEIRAARKAGVVTGLPDAYGRGRIIGDYRRVALYGVDRLVAFKKEEKEELNELPAGNRPLEETIRLREELSEQIRALAELKAMAASYGHDISGPATSGREAIQWLYFAYLAAVKEQNGAAMSLGRTSTFVDVYLQRDIEAGVLTEEQAQELVDDFIIKLRIVRFLRTPEYDELFSGDPTWVTESIAGMGEDGRPLVTRSSFRYLQTLYNLGPAPEPNMTVFWSPRLPQGFKEFCARVSIDTSSVQYESDELMRPRFGDDTAIACCVSAMPVGKQMQFFGARVNLAKTLLYAINGGRDEKSGAQVGPETGALTSQVLDYDQVMAKFDEQMEWLASTYVHALNVIHYMHDKYAYERIEMALHDRDVRRTMACGIAGLSVAADSLAAIKYARVTAVRDESGLVTDYTVDGDYPAYGNNDDRVDDIAVWLVEEFMRKVRRHETYRGAEHTQSVLTITSNVVYGKKTGNTPDGRRAGEPFSPGANPMNGRDTHGYVTSALSVAKLPYEDAEDGISLTNTVTPDALGRTPEERIKNLAGVLDGYMAVDGFHMNVNVLNRDTLIDAMEHPGNYPQLTIRVSGYAVNFVRLTRDQQLDVLNRTFHGSL is encoded by the coding sequence ATGACTGCCACCCCTGCGGAGACCACGAGGAACACCGAAGTCTGGAACGGCTTCAAGGGCGGTCTGTGGCGGGACGCCATCGACGTCCGCGACTTCATCCAGCAGAACTACACGCCGTACGAGGGTGACGACTCCTTCCTCGCCGGCCCCACCGAGCGCACCACCGCCGTGTGGAAGGCGATCACGGACAAGTTCCCGGAGGAGCGCGAGAAGGGCGTCTACGACGTCGCCCACGACATCCCCTCCACGATCACCGCCCACGCCCCCGGTTGGATCGACCGCGACAAGGACCTGATCGTCGGCCTCCAGACCGACGCCCCGCTCAAGCGCGCGATCATGCCGTACGGCGGCTGGCGCATGGTCGCCGGCGCCCTGGAGACCTACGGCTACCCCGTTTCCGAGGAGCTGGAGAAGGTCTTCACGGACTACCGCAAGACGCACAACGCCGGTGTCTTCGACGCCTACACCCCCGAGATCCGCGCCGCCCGCAAGGCCGGCGTCGTCACGGGCCTCCCCGACGCCTACGGTCGCGGCCGCATCATCGGTGACTACCGTCGCGTCGCCCTCTACGGCGTGGACCGTCTCGTCGCGTTCAAGAAGGAGGAGAAGGAGGAGCTCAACGAACTCCCCGCCGGCAACCGCCCGCTGGAGGAGACGATCCGCCTGCGCGAGGAACTCTCCGAGCAGATTCGCGCCCTCGCCGAGCTCAAGGCGATGGCGGCCTCCTACGGACACGACATCTCGGGCCCGGCCACCTCCGGCCGCGAGGCCATCCAGTGGCTGTACTTCGCCTACCTCGCCGCCGTGAAGGAGCAGAACGGCGCCGCCATGTCACTGGGTCGCACCTCGACCTTCGTGGACGTCTACCTCCAGCGCGACATCGAGGCCGGCGTCCTCACCGAGGAGCAGGCCCAGGAACTGGTCGACGACTTCATCATCAAGCTCCGCATCGTCCGCTTCCTGCGCACCCCGGAGTACGACGAGCTGTTCTCCGGCGATCCGACCTGGGTCACCGAGTCGATCGCCGGCATGGGCGAGGACGGCCGACCGCTGGTCACCAGGTCCTCCTTCCGCTACCTCCAGACCCTGTACAACCTCGGCCCGGCCCCCGAGCCGAACATGACGGTCTTCTGGTCGCCCCGACTCCCTCAGGGCTTCAAGGAGTTCTGCGCACGCGTCTCGATCGACACGTCCTCGGTGCAGTACGAGTCCGACGAGCTGATGCGCCCGCGCTTCGGCGACGACACCGCCATCGCGTGCTGCGTCTCGGCGATGCCGGTCGGCAAGCAGATGCAGTTCTTCGGCGCCCGCGTGAACCTCGCCAAGACCCTCCTCTACGCGATCAACGGCGGCCGGGACGAGAAGTCCGGCGCCCAGGTCGGCCCGGAGACCGGGGCGCTCACCTCCCAGGTCCTGGATTACGACCAGGTCATGGCCAAGTTCGACGAGCAGATGGAATGGCTCGCGAGCACCTACGTCCACGCGCTCAACGTCATCCACTACATGCACGACAAGTACGCCTACGAGCGCATCGAGATGGCGCTCCACGACCGCGACGTGCGCCGCACCATGGCCTGCGGCATCGCGGGCCTGTCGGTGGCCGCCGACTCGCTGGCCGCCATCAAGTACGCCCGGGTCACCGCGGTGCGCGACGAGAGCGGACTGGTCACCGACTACACCGTCGACGGCGACTACCCGGCCTACGGCAACAACGACGACCGGGTCGACGACATCGCGGTGTGGCTGGTCGAGGAGTTCATGAGGAAGGTGCGCAGGCACGAGACGTACCGGGGCGCCGAGCACACCCAGTCGGTGCTGACCATCACCTCGAACGTGGTCTACGGCAAGAAGACCGGCAACACGCCGGACGGACGCCGTGCCGGAGAACCGTTCTCCCCGGGCGCCAACCCGATGAACGGCCGCGACACCCACGGCTACGTCACCTCGGCGCTGTCGGTCGCGAAGCTCCCGTACGAGGACGCCGAGGACGGCATCTCGCTGACCAACACCGTCACCCCCGACGCGCTGGGACGCACCCCCGAGGAGCGGATCAAGAACCTGGCGGGCGTCCTCGACGGCTACATGGCCGTCGACGGGTTCCACATGAACGTGAACGTCCTCAACCGCGACACGCTCATCGACGCCATGGAGCACCCGGGGAACTACCCGCAGCTGACGATCCGCGTCAGCGGCTACGCGGTGAACTTCGTCCGCCTCACCCGTGACCAGCAGCTCGACGTGCTGAACCGCACCTTCCACGGCTCGCTCTAA
- a CDS encoding DUF6299 family protein yields MSGRRMALAAFSALAAVSVFTAPANATVFNQEISVQPYAHITEDGSVTLSGTYLCEGSSPRGAVQVKATVVQEGLRLTVAAGDARCDGERHRWEARGSVRFTPSLHAGRAEAVAQLQEVHFSGLMPRSIDTLAEDGKNIEVFDHR; encoded by the coding sequence ATGTCCGGCCGCCGAATGGCCCTCGCGGCGTTCTCCGCACTGGCCGCCGTCTCGGTATTCACCGCTCCGGCGAACGCCACTGTTTTCAACCAGGAGATTTCCGTACAGCCTTACGCCCACATCACCGAGGACGGCTCCGTCACCCTTTCCGGGACCTACCTGTGCGAGGGCTCGTCACCCAGGGGGGCGGTCCAGGTGAAGGCGACCGTCGTCCAGGAGGGGCTCCGTCTCACCGTCGCCGCCGGCGACGCCCGTTGCGACGGCGAGCGGCACCGCTGGGAGGCGCGCGGCTCCGTTCGCTTCACCCCGAGCCTGCACGCCGGTCGCGCCGAGGCCGTGGCGCAGCTCCAGGAGGTCCACTTCTCCGGGCTGATGCCGCGCTCGATCGACACGCTCGCCGAGGACGGCAAGAACATCGAGGTGTTCGACCACCGGTGA
- a CDS encoding cytochrome P450, producing the protein MTVPAQRYEGRPGAELADPAFWQSPPQARLAAFARLRALDSPVYVPEGRDRGHWALVRHADVQEASRLPKVFASAPGVTTPEPPRWVRALFGDSMVNLDGPDHARLRKVVQRAFTPRLLAAAEEDIHAVAARIVDDVLDERPDEFVSAVASRLPLEVICNMMGIPEAYRAEIADRVNHASEHIGVERGLTARLRMPGRGLRALARMQRMVAGIGRERRRNPTDDLISALVCANVDGQALGARQLGAFFSLLMVAGVETTRNAITHGLTLLTDFPNQRDLLLSDFESYADGAVDEMIRHSTPIIQFRRTVVAEHDLGGRLFTPGDKVVLYYASANRDEAVFPDPDAFDITRSPNPHLGFGGGGPHFCLGAHLARVEMKSLFRELLTRPVGLRAVGLPDLAGSNFDNRVRSLRFAFDQP; encoded by the coding sequence ATGACAGTCCCGGCACAGCGATACGAAGGCCGGCCCGGGGCCGAGCTGGCCGATCCGGCCTTCTGGCAGTCGCCCCCGCAGGCCCGGCTGGCGGCCTTCGCCCGGCTGCGGGCACTCGATTCCCCGGTGTACGTGCCCGAGGGCCGGGATCGGGGCCACTGGGCCCTGGTGCGACACGCGGACGTGCAGGAGGCGAGCCGGCTGCCCAAGGTGTTCGCGAGCGCGCCCGGGGTCACGACCCCGGAACCGCCCCGCTGGGTACGGGCCCTGTTCGGGGACTCGATGGTCAACCTGGACGGGCCCGACCACGCGCGGTTGCGCAAGGTCGTGCAGCGGGCCTTCACGCCGCGGCTGTTGGCCGCGGCCGAGGAGGACATCCACGCGGTGGCGGCCAGGATCGTGGACGATGTGCTGGACGAGCGGCCCGACGAGTTCGTCTCGGCGGTGGCCTCCCGGCTTCCGCTGGAGGTCATCTGCAACATGATGGGCATCCCGGAGGCCTACCGGGCCGAGATCGCGGACCGGGTCAACCACGCCTCCGAACACATCGGCGTGGAGCGGGGCCTGACCGCCCGGTTGCGGATGCCGGGGCGCGGTTTGCGCGCGCTGGCCCGGATGCAGCGGATGGTCGCGGGCATCGGGCGGGAACGGCGCAGGAACCCCACCGACGACCTCATCTCGGCGCTGGTCTGCGCGAACGTGGACGGCCAGGCCCTGGGCGCCCGGCAACTCGGCGCGTTCTTCTCGCTGTTGATGGTGGCCGGCGTGGAGACCACCCGGAACGCGATCACGCACGGGCTGACCCTGCTCACCGATTTCCCCAACCAACGCGATCTGCTGCTGTCGGACTTCGAGTCGTACGCCGACGGTGCCGTGGACGAGATGATCCGCCACTCGACGCCGATCATCCAGTTCCGCCGCACGGTGGTGGCCGAACACGACCTGGGCGGGCGCCTGTTCACGCCCGGCGACAAGGTGGTGCTGTACTACGCCTCCGCCAACCGCGACGAGGCGGTCTTCCCCGACCCCGACGCCTTCGACATCACCCGCTCGCCCAATCCGCACCTGGGGTTCGGGGGCGGCGGTCCGCACTTCTGCCTGGGCGCGCATCTGGCCCGGGTGGAGATGAAGTCACTGTTCCGTGAGTTGCTGACCCGGCCGGTGGGGTTGCGCGCCGTGGGCCTGCCCGACCTGGCGGGATCCAACTTCGACAACCGGGTACGTTCGCTCCGCTTCGCCTTCGACCAGCCGTAA
- a CDS encoding DUF4352 domain-containing protein, which translates to MRQPASVLAAAALLPLLLMGATACQSVSEGAAVAPAAVPAVPVDDGVPGSDGDPAAPAPAVVPATAKDARVGDSVRVPGRQVGQHLQVVLNAYVDPAVSVEKNFAPVAGKRWVAASMSFVNVGGASYGALGSMWAYDGAGERHAIVPTGELTTGKPLVFDSLEVGERAEGWVVFEIPESARIVRLQYQDANTQTNSGGGFWAV; encoded by the coding sequence ATGCGTCAGCCCGCTTCCGTCCTCGCCGCCGCCGCCCTCCTACCCCTCTTGCTGATGGGCGCCACCGCCTGCCAGAGCGTGTCCGAGGGGGCCGCCGTGGCCCCTGCGGCGGTCCCCGCCGTCCCGGTGGACGACGGGGTGCCGGGATCCGACGGCGACCCGGCGGCGCCGGCCCCGGCGGTGGTGCCCGCGACCGCGAAGGACGCCCGTGTGGGTGACTCCGTACGGGTGCCGGGCCGGCAGGTCGGACAGCACCTCCAGGTGGTGCTCAACGCGTACGTGGACCCGGCCGTCAGCGTCGAGAAGAACTTCGCACCGGTCGCCGGGAAGCGCTGGGTGGCCGCCTCGATGTCGTTCGTCAACGTGGGGGGAGCCTCGTACGGGGCTCTCGGGAGCATGTGGGCGTACGACGGCGCGGGAGAGCGCCACGCGATCGTGCCGACCGGTGAACTGACAACCGGCAAACCCCTCGTCTTCGATTCCCTGGAGGTCGGTGAGCGGGCCGAGGGATGGGTGGTGTTCGAAATTCCGGAAAGCGCGCGCATCGTGCGGCTCCAGTACCAGGACGCGAACACGCAGACGAATTCCGGAGGGGGATTCTGGGCCGTATAG